Sequence from the Priestia megaterium genome:
GGGGCCTCTCTTATTTATACTGCTCCAACCGTTCAAAAAAGGTTTTGACAAACTTATAAAAAATTTTATCAGAAGGTGCTAAATCACGATTTCTAGGAATAATCATCCCGACTGTACGCTGAAGCTGCGGCGTATGAATAGGAAGTTTAGTCGTAAAACGAGGAGTCGTTTCAGACACTGTGCTTTCAGGAAGAAGCGTGACGCCGATTCCTGCGGATACAAGACCTTTAATCGCATCTAAATCTTCTCCTTCAGATGAAATATTGGGCATGAACCCTGCTTGTTTGCAAGCGTCAAAGGCCATTTTATGTAAAATGAATCCCTTTGGAAATAGCACAAAATCTTCATTTCTTAAATCCCGCAGCCGGATGTTATCCCGTTCAGCGAGCGGATGATGAGAAGGAACAAGGGCTAAAAGATTTTCAGTGAATAGAATATGCCCTTCTATACTCTGGTCCTCTACAGGTACAGGGCCTAAAAAAGCGATATTAATATCTCTTTTTTTAACCGATTCAATTAAAAATTTGTACGAACCTTGTCTAAGATGAAAAGCAACATTTGGGTGTTCTTCTTTAAAGGCTGATATGATAGTAGGAAGAAGGTGACTAGCAAGGCTTGTTGGAAATCCGATTTTAATCGTTCCTCTTTCGGGATCCAGGTATTCATCAATTTGTTCTTTCGCATAGTCAATAGCTTTCATAGCCGTCTCCGTATGCTCAAGAAAGACTTTTCCTATTGTTGTTAACTTGACATTTCTTCCTTCGCGTTTGAATAAACTAACACCTAGCTCAGACTCCAGGTTCGCGATTTGACGGCTGATCGCTGATTGAGCTACATGCAGATATTCTGCTGCCTCAGATACGTGTTCTCTTTTTGCAACTTCCATAAAATAGCGTAATTGACGCAGTTCCATAGGCATCCTCCATCTATATATATCAAAATTAGATTAGTTTTATCTAAATTATATATTGTTTATATTGATTTGAAAACTTACAATGTAAACAGGTGATCTTAAAAAGATAAAGAAAACGAACGGGGGAGAAGAAGATGACATACAATCAAATGCCAAAAGCTCAAGGTCTCTACCGTCCTGAATTTGAGCACGATGCATGTGGAATCGGATTATACGCTCAATTGAAAGGCGTAGCGTCACATGATATCGTTAAAAAAGGACTAAATATGCTTTGTCAGCTTGACCATCGAGGCGGACAGGGAAGCGATCCGCTAACAGGAGATGGAGCTGGATTAATGGTGCAAATTCCACACGCGTTCTTTAAAAAGACATGCGTTGAATTGAACTTGCCAGAAAAAGGTCGTTATGGAGTTGGAATGATCTTTTTCTCAAATAACGAAGACGAGCGTCGAGAAATCGAAGCTTATATTAATAAATTAATTGAAGAAGAGGGACAAACGTTACTAGGTTGGAGAACTGTACCTGTAAATGCCGGAAAAATCGGAAAAGTTGCAAAAGAAAGCTGTCCGTACGTACGACAAGTATTTATTGGGGCAAATGACAGTATTCAAGATGACTTAGCGTTTGAACGCAAGCTATATGTTATTCGTAAGCAAGCGGAAAATTGGGCGCAGGCGCGTCAAAATCGTTTTTATTTTACGAGTCTTTCAAGCAGAACAATTGTGTACAAAGGGTTATTAACGCCTGAGCAAGTTGATGCTTTTTATCTTGACCTACAAGATGAAGACTTTACTTCAGCGTTTGCTTTAGTGCATTCTCGCTTTAGCACAAACACGTTCCCAAGCTGGGAAAGAGCACATCCAAACCGTTATTTAATTCACAATGGTGAAATTAATACGCTTCGCGGTAATCAAAACTGGATGAGAGCGCGTGAACAGCAGTTTGTTTCGGACGCATTTGGTAAGGATTTGCCGAAGGTTCTTCCAATTTTAGATGCTGAAGGAAGCGACTCATCCATGCTAGATAATGCGCTAGAGTTCTTTGTATTGGCCGGCCGCAAGCCAGCACATGCAGCGATGATGCTTATTCCAGAGCCTTGGTCTGAGAATCCGCACATGTCAAAAGAAAAACGTGCTTTCTATGAGTATCATAGCGCATTAATGGAGCCATGGGATGGTCCGACTGCTATTTCGTTTACGGATGGAAAGCAAATCGGTGCTATTTTAGACCGTAACGGTTTACGTCCAGCTCGCTATTATGTTACAAAAGATGATTACATCATACTTTCATCAGAAGTAGGCGTCATTGATGTTGAAGATGAAAATGTATTATATAAAGATCGTTTAAGCCCAGGTAAAATGCTTCTAATCGATTTAGAGGAGGGCCGAATTATTTCAGACGAAGAAATTAAATCTGAAATGGCACAGGCTGAGCCTTATCAAGAGTGGTTAGATGAACAGCTGGTAACGTTGCCAGAAGTGCAGGAAGAAAAATCTGAATACTTCGATGATTTGGTCATTCGCCAGAAGTCATTTGGCTACACGTAT
This genomic interval carries:
- a CDS encoding LysR family transcriptional regulator, translating into MELRQLRYFMEVAKREHVSEAAEYLHVAQSAISRQIANLESELGVSLFKREGRNVKLTTIGKVFLEHTETAMKAIDYAKEQIDEYLDPERGTIKIGFPTSLASHLLPTIISAFKEEHPNVAFHLRQGSYKFLIESVKKRDINIAFLGPVPVEDQSIEGHILFTENLLALVPSHHPLAERDNIRLRDLRNEDFVLFPKGFILHKMAFDACKQAGFMPNISSEGEDLDAIKGLVSAGIGVTLLPESTVSETTPRFTTKLPIHTPQLQRTVGMIIPRNRDLAPSDKIFYKFVKTFFERLEQYK